Proteins co-encoded in one Campylobacter ornithocola genomic window:
- a CDS encoding efflux RND transporter periplasmic adaptor subunit, whose product MKKIIYLSVFLIILIGGVYFFFFAKKEEYNYLTYEVKKQDITQSIEAIGEVYAKTQVDVGAQVSGQITKLYVKLGDHVNEGDLIAQIDKDKQQNDLDITKAQLESAKANLESKKIALDIATKQYQREQKLYEKKATSLENLENLKNTFYALKANVADLKAQTTQLEISLKNAQKDLAYTTITAPSKGEIINVAVEEGQTVNANQNTPSIVRLADLSEMEIRMQIAEADINKISIGKKVKFSILNEPDKKYEAIISSIDPANTTITDATSNTNLNSNSNTSSSAVYYYARVFVKNDNNFLRIGMSTENEIAIKTENDTLIIPTLAIKSDSNGYYVEILKANNISIKTPVKLGIKDSLNTQILDGINEGDLIIIGKNKK is encoded by the coding sequence ATGAAAAAAATAATTTATTTAAGTGTATTTTTGATTATACTCATTGGTGGGGTGTATTTTTTCTTTTTTGCAAAAAAAGAAGAATATAATTACCTAACTTATGAAGTTAAAAAACAAGATATTACTCAAAGTATAGAAGCAATTGGTGAAGTTTATGCAAAAACTCAAGTAGATGTTGGTGCACAAGTTAGTGGACAAATTACTAAGCTTTATGTGAAATTGGGCGATCATGTTAATGAGGGCGATTTAATAGCACAAATTGACAAAGATAAACAGCAAAATGATTTAGATATTACAAAAGCTCAGCTTGAAAGTGCAAAAGCAAATTTAGAAAGTAAAAAAATAGCCCTTGATATAGCTACCAAACAATATCAAAGAGAACAAAAGCTTTATGAAAAAAAAGCCACTTCTTTAGAAAATCTTGAAAATTTAAAAAATACTTTTTATGCCTTAAAAGCTAATGTAGCTGATTTAAAAGCTCAAACAACTCAACTTGAAATTTCTTTAAAAAATGCTCAAAAAGATTTAGCTTATACTACGATAACTGCACCTAGTAAAGGCGAAATTATCAACGTAGCTGTTGAAGAAGGTCAAACTGTAAATGCAAATCAAAACACACCAAGTATAGTGCGTTTGGCTGATTTAAGTGAAATGGAAATTCGCATGCAAATAGCTGAAGCTGATATAAATAAAATTAGTATAGGAAAAAAAGTTAAATTTAGTATTTTGAATGAACCAGATAAAAAATATGAAGCTATTATCTCAAGTATTGATCCGGCAAATACTACCATAACAGATGCGACAAGCAATACTAATTTAAATTCAAATTCTAACACAAGTTCTAGTGCTGTGTATTATTATGCTAGAGTTTTTGTGAAAAATGATAATAATTTTTTACGCATAGGTATGAGCACAGAAAATGAAATCGCCATTAAAACAGAAAATGATACTTTAATTATACCAACTTTAGCAATAAAGAGTGATTCAAATGGTTATTATGTAGAAATCTTAAAAGCAAATAATATAAGTATAAAAACACCTGTAAAATTAGGTATTAAAGACAGTTTAAATACTCAAATTTTAGATGGAATAAATGAAGGTGATTTGATCATCATAGGTAAAAATAAAAAATGA
- a CDS encoding nitroreductase family protein: MKNYLKLMQNRSSIRSYTKEKISRENLEYILECARLSPSSLGLEPWKFLVFQKDKNKQEIAKIANNQSHVANCAAIIVVISRADFKDYFEEKLKKRGLNQEDLNKRLQTYKPFLEAMDLEQSFIYAKEQSYIAITNIVNAAYSLNLGSCIIGGFNKEKINQYLNLDTTKQRVSMLITLGHIQENISVEKARFAFDEVVEFKD, translated from the coding sequence ATGAAAAACTATTTAAAATTAATGCAAAATCGCTCTTCAATACGATCATACACCAAAGAAAAAATTTCTAGAGAAAATTTAGAATACATTTTGGAATGTGCTAGATTATCACCTAGTTCTTTAGGGCTTGAACCATGGAAATTTTTAGTCTTTCAAAAAGATAAAAACAAACAAGAAATTGCCAAAATAGCTAATAATCAAAGCCATGTAGCAAATTGTGCTGCTATTATAGTTGTGATTTCAAGGGCTGATTTTAAAGATTATTTTGAAGAAAAACTAAAAAAACGTGGTTTAAATCAAGAAGATTTAAACAAACGCTTGCAAACTTATAAACCATTTTTAGAAGCAATGGATTTAGAACAAAGTTTTATTTATGCAAAAGAACAAAGCTATATAGCTATAACAAATATTGTTAACGCTGCTTATAGTTTAAATTTAGGCTCATGTATCATCGGTGGATTTAATAAAGAAAAAATCAATCAATATTTAAATTTAGACACTACCAAACAAAGAGTATCTATGCTTATTACTCTAGGACATATCCAAGAAAATATTAGCGTAGAAAAAGCTCGTTTTGCATTTGATGAAGTGGTAGAATTTAAAGATTAA
- a CDS encoding acyl-[ACP]--phospholipid O-acyltransferase — translation MQEKFLKIFGVLPFLTVAFINAFVDLGHKIIIQNTIYKFYEDSTQLFLTAIVNALMLLPFILMLSPSGFLADKFPKNKIMKISALFSVILTCIICLCYYLGAFWLAFIMTFIMGVQSALYSPAKYGFIKELVGKELLAMGNGAVNAVSIVAILAGMAVFSLSFEILFEPNFNTPSDILTQIAPLGFVLIAFALLELFLAYKLPSLKEENKNLSFDKKQYFQGKLLVSNLKTIFSHKIIWLCIVGISFFWAISQLYLVSFPIYAKNDLFIENTFYVQCSLAFSGIGVIIGSLISGKFSKNYIELGLIPLGALGVFLMSILIPFLETLLSYSVVFFIFGLSGAFFIIPLNSLIQFHSRENELGKVLAGNNFVQNIFMLGFLALATFSAYLEIQVINLFYFIIAVAFFGSIYVLSKLPFSLVRLLMSMAFFQRYRLLVEGFENIPEKGGALLLGNHISFIDWAIVQMAIPRKIYFVMEKSIYSKWYIKIFLDKFGVIPVSSTSSKSSLELIAMHIKNGNLVCLFPEGVLSRHGQLNEFKGGFELVCSKLEEQDGVILPFYIRGLWGSTFSRSDEEFSARNRKISKRKIAIAFGKSLPIHSKKEVVKAKVFELSFIAWKSQCESMHTIARAWIDSAKRNLSQIAIVDPLIGGITYRKMLALSLIFSSFIKNRSHELNIQPIQGSYTPKEECIGILLPASMASSLCNLAVLLANKIVVNLNFTAGVKAINQAIQSSQIQQIYTSRKFMEKLENKGIKLEFEEHVRIIFMEDVIASFKRQKLKIFSILALVSILPTCLIKALFAPNKQNLAIAAILFSSGSEGAPKGVMLNNRNILSNIAQISDVLCAKNEDVVLSSLPPFHAFGLTVTTFMPLLEGIKSITHADPTDALGVAKAIVKNNVSIMCATSTFLGIYARNKKLDAIMFESLRIIVSGAEKLKSEVRSAFEMKFKKPIFEGYGATETTPVASVNLPNKFDSDYWILHRANKEGSVGMPLPGSAIRIVDPSTYESLNHGEDGLILIGGHQVMVGYLNNKEKTDEVIKEIDGIRWYNTGDKGHVDEDGFLYIVDRYSRFAKIGGEMISLGALEEEIAKFINTDVVKFCAVALDDDKKGEMVCLLIECQDQDFEGICEAIKNSTMPAIFKPSKYFKVEQIPLLGSGKVDLKGAKDLAKILQTH, via the coding sequence ATGCAAGAAAAATTTTTAAAGATTTTTGGCGTATTGCCATTTTTAACAGTAGCTTTTATTAATGCTTTTGTAGATTTAGGACACAAAATCATTATACAAAACACTATCTATAAATTTTACGAAGATAGCACTCAGCTTTTTCTAACTGCTATTGTCAATGCTTTAATGCTTTTACCTTTTATCCTTATGCTTTCGCCTTCTGGATTTTTAGCAGATAAATTTCCTAAAAATAAAATCATGAAAATATCCGCATTATTTTCAGTCATATTAACCTGTATTATTTGTTTGTGTTATTATCTTGGGGCATTTTGGCTTGCCTTTATAATGACTTTTATCATGGGAGTGCAATCTGCCTTATATTCTCCTGCAAAATATGGCTTTATAAAAGAATTAGTAGGAAAAGAACTTTTGGCTATGGGAAATGGAGCTGTAAATGCTGTAAGTATTGTGGCTATTTTAGCCGGTATGGCGGTATTTTCCCTAAGTTTTGAAATACTTTTTGAGCCGAATTTTAATACTCCTTCAGATATTTTAACACAAATTGCACCTTTGGGTTTTGTACTAATAGCTTTTGCTTTATTAGAACTTTTTTTAGCCTATAAACTTCCTAGTTTAAAAGAAGAAAATAAAAACTTAAGTTTTGATAAAAAACAATATTTTCAAGGAAAGCTTTTAGTGTCTAATTTAAAAACAATATTTTCTCATAAAATCATTTGGCTTTGTATTGTAGGAATTTCGTTTTTTTGGGCTATATCACAGCTTTATTTAGTGAGTTTTCCTATATATGCAAAAAATGATCTTTTTATAGAAAATACTTTTTATGTGCAATGCTCTTTAGCTTTTTCTGGTATAGGGGTGATTATAGGATCACTTATTAGCGGTAAGTTTTCTAAAAATTACATCGAATTAGGCCTTATACCGCTAGGTGCTTTAGGGGTTTTTCTAATGAGTATTTTAATACCATTTTTAGAAACTTTACTAAGCTATAGTGTGGTGTTTTTTATTTTTGGTTTAAGTGGAGCATTTTTTATCATACCTTTAAACTCTCTCATACAATTTCACTCTAGAGAAAACGAATTGGGAAAAGTTTTAGCAGGAAATAATTTTGTACAAAATATTTTTATGTTAGGGTTTTTAGCACTAGCTACTTTTAGTGCTTATTTAGAAATACAAGTAATAAATTTATTTTATTTTATTATAGCAGTAGCATTTTTTGGAAGTATCTATGTGCTAAGTAAATTACCTTTTTCTTTAGTACGTTTGTTAATGAGTATGGCATTTTTTCAACGTTATCGTTTATTGGTAGAAGGTTTTGAGAATATTCCTGAAAAAGGTGGAGCATTATTGCTTGGTAATCATATATCTTTTATAGACTGGGCTATAGTGCAAATGGCTATACCAAGAAAAATCTATTTTGTTATGGAAAAAAGCATTTATTCTAAGTGGTATATTAAAATTTTTCTTGATAAATTTGGAGTTATTCCTGTTTCAAGCACTTCTAGTAAATCAAGCTTAGAGCTTATTGCTATGCATATTAAAAATGGAAATTTAGTTTGTCTTTTTCCAGAAGGTGTGCTTTCACGCCATGGTCAACTAAATGAATTTAAAGGTGGTTTTGAGTTAGTTTGCTCAAAATTAGAAGAACAAGATGGAGTGATTTTGCCTTTTTATATTAGAGGACTTTGGGGAAGCACTTTTTCAAGAAGTGATGAAGAATTTTCAGCAAGAAATCGTAAAATAAGTAAAAGAAAAATCGCCATTGCTTTTGGAAAAAGTTTACCAATACACTCTAAAAAAGAAGTAGTTAAAGCAAAGGTTTTTGAACTTTCTTTTATTGCTTGGAAATCTCAATGTGAAAGTATGCATACCATAGCTAGAGCTTGGATAGATAGTGCTAAAAGAAATTTAAGTCAAATTGCTATTGTTGATCCTTTAATAGGTGGTATTACTTATAGAAAAATGCTTGCTTTAAGCTTGATTTTTAGTTCTTTTATAAAAAACAGATCACATGAACTAAACATACAACCTATTCAGGGAAGCTATACTCCAAAAGAAGAATGTATAGGAATTTTACTCCCTGCTTCTATGGCTAGCTCCCTTTGCAATCTAGCTGTATTACTTGCAAATAAAATCGTGGTAAATTTAAATTTCACAGCAGGTGTAAAAGCGATTAATCAAGCTATTCAAAGCTCTCAAATTCAACAAATTTATACTTCTAGAAAATTTATGGAAAAACTAGAGAATAAAGGTATAAAATTAGAATTTGAAGAACATGTTAGAATCATCTTTATGGAAGATGTTATCGCAAGCTTTAAAAGACAAAAACTCAAAATCTTTTCTATACTTGCTTTAGTAAGCATCTTACCTACTTGTTTAATAAAGGCATTATTTGCACCTAATAAGCAAAACCTTGCCATAGCTGCTATATTATTTAGTAGCGGTAGTGAGGGAGCACCTAAGGGGGTAATGCTAAACAATCGCAATATCTTAAGCAATATAGCTCAAATTTCAGATGTATTATGTGCAAAAAATGAAGATGTTGTTTTATCTTCTTTACCACCTTTTCATGCTTTTGGATTAACTGTAACTACTTTTATGCCTTTACTAGAAGGAATTAAAAGCATAACACATGCTGATCCAACAGATGCACTAGGTGTAGCAAAAGCTATAGTAAAAAATAATGTTAGCATTATGTGTGCTACTTCAACTTTTTTAGGTATTTATGCAAGAAATAAAAAACTTGATGCAATTATGTTTGAAAGCTTAAGGATTATCGTCTCAGGTGCTGAAAAACTCAAAAGTGAAGTAAGAAGTGCTTTTGAGATGAAATTTAAAAAACCTATCTTTGAAGGCTATGGGGCTACTGAAACCACTCCGGTTGCAAGTGTAAATTTACCAAATAAATTTGATTCTGATTATTGGATTTTACACCGTGCAAATAAAGAAGGCAGTGTAGGCATGCCTTTGCCAGGAAGTGCTATACGCATAGTAGATCCATCTACTTATGAAAGTTTAAATCACGGAGAAGATGGATTAATACTCATTGGTGGTCATCAGGTTATGGTGGGTTATTTAAACAATAAAGAAAAAACCGATGAAGTTATCAAAGAAATCGATGGCATACGCTGGTACAATACCGGCGATAAAGGTCATGTAGATGAGGATGGCTTTTTATATATAGTAGATCGTTATTCTCGTTTTGCAAAAATTGGTGGCGAGATGATATCTTTAGGAGCTTTAGAAGAAGAAATTGCTAAATTTATCAATACAGATGTAGTAAAATTTTGTGCAGTAGCACTAGATGATGATAAAAAAGGTGAAATGGTGTGCTTGTTAATAGAATGTCAAGATCAAGACTTTGAAGGAATTTGTGAGGCAATTAAAAACTCTACTATGCCTGCTATTTTCAAACCAAGTAAATATTTTAAAGTAGAACAAATTCCACTTTTAGGTTCTGGTAAAGTGGATTTAAAAGGTGCTAAAGATTTAGCTAAAATCTTACAAACTCATTAA